In the Pyrolobus fumarii 1A genome, one interval contains:
- a CDS encoding AAA family ATPase — protein MAGLGLRFVLIAGMPGAGKSIVARVARELGLPVFTMGDVVREEVRRRGLEPTPANMNKVATELRKLYGKTVIAERTLDAIKKSGIRDGIIVIDGVRSLEEVDVFSSYAPVTIVAVHASPKTRFERLRARGRPGDPRTWEEFRARDLMELGFGLGNVIALADYMLVNDGVTLDEFVSQAKRLLEAMIRG, from the coding sequence ATGGCGGGGTTGGGGTTACGTTTCGTGCTCATAGCTGGCATGCCCGGTGCAGGCAAGAGCATCGTAGCCAGAGTTGCTAGGGAACTTGGCTTGCCGGTCTTCACTATGGGTGATGTTGTCAGAGAGGAGGTTAGAAGGAGGGGTTTGGAGCCAACACCCGCCAATATGAACAAGGTGGCTACAGAGCTGCGCAAGCTGTACGGAAAGACTGTCATAGCCGAGAGGACCCTAGACGCTATCAAGAAGAGCGGCATCCGGGATGGCATTATAGTGATAGACGGTGTTCGTAGCCTAGAGGAGGTCGACGTGTTTAGCAGTTATGCGCCAGTGACTATAGTAGCTGTCCATGCTTCACCAAAAACTCGATTCGAGCGTCTACGCGCCCGTGGTCGCCCTGGCGATCCACGCACATGGGAGGAGTTCAGAGCACGCGATCTGATGGAGCTAGGATTCGGCCTTGGTAATGTGATAGCACTCGCCGACTACATGCTAGTGAATGATGGCGTGACGCTGGACGAATTCGTGTCGCAAGCCAAACGCCTCTTAGAAGCTATGATAAGGGGGTAG
- a CDS encoding metallophosphoesterase, translating to MLIGVMSDSHDYIRGVRLAAKLFKEHGVELVVHLGDVVAPFTLRALREQGVRDAIIIYGNNDGERRLLERVAASLGYRIYEPPRIEVLGGVRIAMLHGWGSEEETLSVVEALAESGAVDVVLYGHTHKSRVEKRGAKIVLNPGETCGCLTGRMSVAILDTKTREASIHELGLREDHL from the coding sequence ATGCTAATAGGCGTCATGAGCGACAGTCATGACTATATCAGAGGTGTAAGACTAGCGGCAAAATTGTTCAAAGAGCATGGAGTTGAGCTGGTTGTGCACCTAGGGGATGTTGTAGCCCCGTTTACGTTGCGCGCTCTTCGCGAACAGGGTGTGCGTGACGCGATAATCATCTATGGTAATAATGATGGTGAGAGGAGATTATTGGAGCGTGTCGCTGCAAGCCTAGGCTACCGCATCTACGAGCCTCCTCGCATCGAAGTGCTGGGTGGCGTAAGGATAGCCATGCTACACGGATGGGGCTCCGAGGAAGAGACACTGAGCGTTGTAGAGGCGCTCGCCGAAAGCGGAGCAGTTGACGTAGTACTCTACGGGCATACTCACAAGTCTCGCGTAGAGAAACGAGGCGCGAAAATCGTGCTCAATCCAGGTGAAACTTGCGGCTGTCTAACCGGCCGGATGAGCGTCGCGATACTCGATACGAAGACGCGTGAAGCGAGTATACACGAGCTTGGGCTCCGCGAGGATCACTTGTAG